In the Rhododendron vialii isolate Sample 1 chromosome 2a, ASM3025357v1 genome, TCCAAATCAGAGACAACCCAAGCCTCTCCCCATTTTCCTAACAGTTCTTTCTCCTTTCCAACAGCTCTTTTCTTTGATAATAAAACCCTTTCCATGCCGAGAGCAAAGGACTAGAAAATTGTTGATGCTGCTCTTCTCGTCacctctcatttctctctctcaaccaacaGTTGTGGTTTCCAATTTGCTCAATGGATTATTAGTATGGAATTTTTGAGGATTCTATCAATCTGGAACAAACTCATGGAGTAGAAATTATATCATAAAATTCTCATGTGGCAGTAGAAACCAGGAAGCCAAAAACAATCGAACCACTGTTTCTTTATCGAAACGGTggtcaaaaaattcaaaaatcagtGAGCAAATTTTGTGGTTTTCTTAGCCAAGTAAAAAAAGGCAAAGAAGTGGAATcggaaaaaagaaggtaattttcatttaatgcaaaactttttttttttgttatttttggtcTCTTACATTTTAAACGGGAGGAAAAAACGGATGGAAATCAAAATGAAGGAAAATACtcttgaaagcataaaaaattaatatatttagGTAAGAGATTATTTTACCATTGAAGTGAATCTCACCTAACAtgaatttttgttcaaaatttaacccaaatttgaataaaaatttggaTCAAGACGGAAGACTCTCTCATGTACTATTGGCATGAAGTGCAGTGACCTCTAATTTGAGCCCTAAATTTTTTCCCGCGCACAAGACAGGTACTCGAATATAATACTCCAGTTAAGTAGTCCATAAACCTAGTGCGGTGTGGGGACTGTGGCGTGTGTGTTTCTCCGATTGCGTCGACGGAACTCATTTTGGTTTGGGCTTCCAACAACACCCACCGATAATACTACTAATCCAATTCCAGAGCAACCCAAACCAGGTTAATTTCGCTTTATATCCATTTTCTATTCTGTGAAATCGATATTAATTTGTATCGATATGATGATTCCAACTTGTAATCGCACTGGAATAGGAGTAGTTTTCTTCTGCTCTTATTTATACTCTTCAATTCCACTTTTGTTTCTCTATCCAAGTCTCCTTTTAGGGTTTTATATCAACAATGCTACTAACACAACAATTTACATAACCTCTTACATACATGTAAAGCTCATGTATaatagtgtgtgtggagcccacatgtatgtgagaggttgtggtTGGATTGTTgtgcaaaaatgctacttgcacaaccgttgtgttggttgtgtacGTAATTCTGActgtccagatgtatttggacggtctagattttaaaaaactcaaaaattccaTACTAATAATCCATTAGTATCATTTTTGGTTTTATATATGTGACTGCGTAACACTATGTAAAGTAAATTCATGTTATTATTGTGGTCATATATATTTGGCGTTTTGTTCCTCACGACACCAATGCTCTATATCATTTTGGATTCCTTAAAATAAACTATGTTTCGTGCATGTTGACTGTAAGAAAAGCATgctcactaaaaaaaaaaaaaaaagtcctttgAAGTTATCTTTCTCTTTCTAGATGTTAAAAGAAACGGCCTCTTTGCGGATTTTTTAAAACAAGAATAcgtaaggaaaagaaaaaaaacaaaaacaaaacaaatagcgttctttgttttggtttgtcttTCTTCCCTTTATCTTCACATCAGTATAGTTTTGGAAAGCCCTTCCTAAACCTTGGAAAGTGGTTTAGATCATTTCTATTTTGCAAATTTTGTTGGGCTTGACAATAGTACGCTCCTGGAGGATGACCAGTATGCGAAAACATTTCTGTGTTGCGTTGTTGTATCTTTTGTCATCATTGTGCATTGCCTTGAGGTGGAATTCAGCTCTTAAAATTGAAACTTAGCGTGCTCTAAGCTTTTCAAAACCCTTGAGTATCGAGTAAGGGTCAAAAGCCTTACACTTTTATCTGTTTCTCTTAACTAGATATGAGAAAGAAGCTCCGAACTTTTAATAATGATGCTATTAGATTGAGCTCCTCTGAGTCTGATCGTGAAAGCTGGAACGGCGATGATGGTAATCGGCGTgtatttgataaagaaaaggccTACCGAGCTATTGGAATGCTTGTTTGCGCTGAGAAAGTGCCACCCAAGTCATTTGTAAACAGTAACTTCAAAAGTTTCCTAGCAGTAGTTAATCCGCTCTTTCATATTTCTTTTCCTAATATTGAACGCCATTGCTTGGGGATTTATGAggaagaaaaagcaaaaattaaGCAAGTTTTGGGAAGTTTTGAAGGGCAGATCACCCTATCTTTAGATGCATTGAGGCATGATGGAAGAAATGTCTATGATTATATATGCCTAACAGCTCATTTTATAGATGGGAACTGGAAACATAAAAATTGGATCATTAATTTTAGTCGTGTTTGGTACTCACTTGATGAACCTCCTGAAATAGCCATACTGAAATCTCTGTCTGACATGGACATACTGAGCAAAATTGCCTCTCTCACTGTGGTAAATCATGAAGGTTATGATGAATCATCTGAAATCATTAAAAACATAGTTCAAGAGAACAAATCGCTCCAACTTAATGGTGAGATTTTCCTTGTGCATTGTTTTGCTGACACTTTTCGCCTAATGGTGGAGGATGCTTTTGAGGAGATACATTCATTTATCTGGAAGCTTCGCTGTTTAGTGGTCTGCTGGAAATCACCTCCTCTATGGCACATTACACTAGACAAACTACAAGAGGCTATAGAGCTGGAGTCTAAAGGGCAGTATTCTGTAGAAAATGGGTGCTTTCCTGTGGACATACCACCTGCCAAAGAATGGAAGAAAGTTAGGAGTGTTTGTAAACTTGTAGGGAGCATATATAATGCAGCAGAGGTGTTGTTTCATACAAAATGTCCAACTGCTGGCATCTATCTTCATAATATCTGGGAATTGCGGGTAAGTTTAAGAAAAGAATCCACTAGTTCTGACAGATTCCTGAAATCCATGGCTCGGAAAATGTTAAAGAAGCTTGATGAGTATTGGAAAGATACATTTTTACTACTGGCTGTTGCTACTGTGATGGATCCTCGATACAAGATGATGTATATCGATTTCTCCTCCATGAAATATGAAGGTAGTGGTGGCGATTCACAAGTTGCCACTGTCTTGAAGGCAGTTCAGAGTCTCTTTGATGATTATGCAGCCCGTACTATAGAAACGGAGAATGCTTGGAGTGATTTACCTTCTGATCCAAGCTCTTCTGACTCGGAAGATAAGGTTCCAAGAGAAGTGGAACGACGCAACAATCCTAGTTTTGGGTTTAATTGTCTGGATGAGTATAACCAGTTCATCCAGTCTAACAGTCAGCCTCCAAAATCAGAGCTGGAGCTGTATTTGGAGGAACCTGTATTGCCCTGGAGCAAGGATTTCAAACTACTGAATTGGTGGAAAGCCGCAAGCCCCAAGTATCCCATCCTGTCCAAGATGGCTCGTGATCTTTTGGCAATACCATTTTCTCTAACTAGTTCCTACGAAGCATTTTCCTCCATAATAAAGAAGCCTGATAGAGATCTCATTTCCTTGAGTCCAGAACTAATGAATGCCTTGATGTGTACTAGAAGCTGGTTTGAGCACGCCAAGCACCACTAATTGGGGAtaggtttgatttggtttcgTTAGGTATTTATTCCGTTCCTCTTGatgtttttccttcttatttctACAAGTAGCAACGACACATCATATGTAAAAGACAAGCATGCTCTCTTCATGTATAGAATGGTCATTACCTTTTCTATTCTGGGTTTCCTAGGGGAAACAACCTTTGATTTACTCATCCTTTTTAGCTGATCATTTGCACATAAGTTTATCATGATTTGATCATTTCTTTCATCTAAATTTGAATGAATTCCTTTAAGTACTTGAGCAAAGCATTAACTTAGATATCTGGAACTCATCTAGAACTGTTGTTCCACTAAATGGATATGCGAGTTGTTCTACTCTATTGCTCTTATTAAGGTGCTTCAAATTCAAACGCCGGTGGCTCCTCAACCATATATACTTCACTTTTCCAAACACGCATCTAACTTGTAGGGAAGATAATCAGTTTAGTCTGACTCCCTTTGGCTATACCTAATGCATTATACAATCATGCTGGTTACGATTTGCAATATTAGTTtaatctctcttttctttctggATGGTGAAATTCTTGACGTTTGGAACAGGTACTTTTTTGGAGTTTCTCCTATCATCAAGCCTGTGATGCAACCTCTTCTGGCTAAAACAAAGAGTCCATTTTGTGGAGCAAAGGGACATGGTTGGTAGTATCAAACGTCAAGAATCCTTCAACTGATGTTTTTGAACTcctttttccctctcttttagCTGAATTTATGGGAAACTTTTGTACCGTGACTTATTTATGTATTTCACTATTTCTCATGACTCCCTCTCTACCTTCTTTTGACATGCTTGGTTTCCATATTGGTCTGACATTGTCAGCTTACAATTTTCCTATATGCAAGTAGGGAAAATTGAATACATTTCCAGCTTTGGAATCCTATTCCAGTAGATTGGTTTCTCAATAGGTATTGGCACCATTCAGTTTTGAAACTAGACCAAACCATGCGAACTGGTAGGGTCTGGATTGTTTCACGTTCAGCATTACGTAGTATTACACTAGTGAACAGCTCCTGTTTAGCTGCTTGTGCTTGCTGCTACTATGAAGCTTGTGCATGACCTTTGGCAAGTCGTTATATTGATGGCTCGTGGCTGTGATATGTGTATAGTTTACTTCAACAGGGAAGCTCTTTTCACAGGCCTAGTTATTCATCAGAGCACCAAAGGGTAGAAAAGCTAGGTGCTTACGTAGAGAATGGGTACCTTAATGGCGATATGGCAGTCACCTGTGGCCTCAGAGATGGCTACATGAAATTCCCTTACAGGGTCTTCTCACCTTTAATATCGAAGTTGGAAATTAAACAAAATCTTTTAACTGAGGATTGATGAATTCGTGATTGTTGCTTGTGATGGGATTGGGGATGTTATGGGTAATGAAGATGCTGTAGGGCTCGGTTTGTCGAGTACTGAGGCATCAAGATGACCCACAGCAGTGTGGCAGAGAACTGGTGGACGAATCGTTATTATTGAATACGTATGACAATCTCCCTGCAATTGTATGTGGTGTGCTTCGGCCCTGCTTGTCGGGTTAGAATAGGTTGGGCCCGGATGATATCATGCACATAATGTATTGTGGCTTTGTGTAAAACGTTGTACTGATTTTGTTAATGGTAAATTGAGTAAATTGTGAATGATTTTGGCTCATCTGTTCTACTTCTCATGTGAGCTGTGTGATTGATTTTTGTGACCATGTACATTTGATGTGATCCATATGTATGCATGTATTCAACAAAATTGCATGCTCTGGTGTAATGGCCTAGATGTTGCACACTCCTCTCTGCTCTAGCTATGGAGTATTTGGcatgatgggtttttttttgaaaagttgtgCTACGAAAGGACGTTGTTGCAAGTTTCCGAGGAAACAAGAGTCTCATTCCAAAACTCCCCGAGTTTCAAACCAACTTGAAGGGGCCGGGGTCGCATTCGCATCAacctcatctcatctcatcccATCTGAGTGGAGGTTGGGTCAAGAAGGCCCTCCACCAAGCAAAACAAATATTCCAACAAATAGCGTCGGGATGGTAAGGTGTGTGAGGTGAGGACATCATCATCTTTCACTAGTATGGGGATAAGAGGGCCACCATCCTTACTCTCTTCTCCTATTCTTATTTTGTTTCTGGTTTTATTTGATTTCATATGGGGTTATAGATGATTCCTCCTATTACTATCTTGTTCACAATATAATATAATGTATACGGCTCAGATGCCCTAGCAAAAAACATATATgaggctattttttttttaataaaaactatATTTAGCTACTATTATATGTATATTTAACTGAAGTCAAACATTATTATACCTAACGAACATAGAAATCTATTTCCTATACGGGTCACCACAGGGACATAATGATGCACACATGTTTGGTCAAGAGTAAAACCGTACCACCACATCAT is a window encoding:
- the LOC131316394 gene encoding zinc finger BED domain-containing protein RICESLEEPER 1-like; this translates as MRKKLRTFNNDAIRLSSSESDRESWNGDDGNRRVFDKEKAYRAIGMLVCAEKVPPKSFVNSNFKSFLAVVNPLFHISFPNIERHCLGIYEEEKAKIKQVLGSFEGQITLSLDALRHDGRNVYDYICLTAHFIDGNWKHKNWIINFSRVWYSLDEPPEIAILKSLSDMDILSKIASLTVVNHEGYDESSEIIKNIVQENKSLQLNGEIFLVHCFADTFRLMVEDAFEEIHSFIWKLRCLVVCWKSPPLWHITLDKLQEAIELESKGQYSVENGCFPVDIPPAKEWKKVRSVCKLVGSIYNAAEVLFHTKCPTAGIYLHNIWELRVSLRKESTSSDRFLKSMARKMLKKLDEYWKDTFLLLAVATVMDPRYKMMYIDFSSMKYEGSGGDSQVATVLKAVQSLFDDYAARTIETENAWSDLPSDPSSSDSEDKVPREVERRNNPSFGFNCLDEYNQFIQSNSQPPKSELELYLEEPVLPWSKDFKLLNWWKAASPKYPILSKMARDLLAIPFSLTSSYEAFSSIIKKPDRDLISLSPELMNALMCTRSWFEHAKHH